From the genome of Candidatus Methanoperedens sp., one region includes:
- a CDS encoding NADH-quinone oxidoreductase subunit N has translation MNYALLAPEILLTVMGLVIVLLGLLMKDKSKNVLGYISAAGLAAALIYIIGSKGEGSFFYNAIVIDPLSQFFKLIFVVVSLLAVIASIKYFENNRNQDEYYALLLLATVGMMVVASANDLLALFVGFELASMSTYVLAGFEKKNPASLEAALKYFIIGSLSSALMLFGMSLVYGITGSTNIPAIVEYYRTGPAVGLDIIAMMFLIAGFGFKMALVPFHMWAPDTYEGSPSVVSALLAAGSKKMGFVAAFRILVLALVAIRIDLQLAFAILAIITMTYGNVVAISQKSIKRMLAYSSIAQAGYISLAFVVTTQMSIGGGILLALGHALMKGGAFIAVAVVGYMVLSDDKNAKNTDDLSHFAGLGKRAPITAFSLLVFFLALAGIPPSAGFIGKFVIFYSITIEAVRQASSWLLFVVIVAILNSALSIYYYARVIKYMYVHEPNGERIKEPTPYVIAIVLAVIGTIGIGVYPEPFINWALAAARVLGVS, from the coding sequence ATGAATTATGCATTGCTCGCACCGGAGATACTGCTCACAGTAATGGGATTGGTAATTGTACTGCTCGGTCTCCTGATGAAGGACAAATCCAAGAATGTGCTGGGATACATAAGTGCTGCCGGTCTTGCCGCAGCGCTCATATATATTATCGGTTCAAAAGGCGAGGGGAGTTTTTTCTATAATGCTATAGTTATCGATCCCTTATCCCAGTTCTTCAAGTTAATATTCGTTGTCGTATCGCTTCTGGCCGTGATAGCCTCGATAAAGTATTTTGAGAACAATCGCAACCAGGATGAGTATTATGCTCTTCTTCTTCTTGCGACAGTGGGAATGATGGTCGTTGCCTCAGCAAATGATCTGCTGGCGCTCTTTGTGGGATTTGAACTTGCGAGCATGTCGACGTACGTACTTGCGGGTTTTGAGAAAAAGAACCCGGCATCGCTCGAAGCGGCTTTAAAATATTTCATTATCGGCTCCCTCTCTTCGGCGTTGATGTTGTTCGGCATGTCTCTCGTATATGGTATAACAGGTTCCACGAATATTCCGGCGATCGTCGAGTATTACAGGACAGGCCCTGCTGTCGGCCTTGACATAATCGCCATGATGTTCCTTATTGCAGGATTTGGTTTCAAGATGGCGCTTGTCCCATTCCACATGTGGGCGCCGGATACATACGAAGGTTCGCCGAGTGTTGTGTCTGCTCTCCTTGCCGCTGGGTCTAAGAAGATGGGTTTTGTTGCAGCATTCAGGATACTCGTTCTTGCCCTTGTTGCGATCCGCATCGATCTCCAATTGGCCTTTGCTATCCTTGCAATAATTACGATGACATACGGCAATGTCGTAGCGATCTCCCAGAAAAGCATCAAGCGCATGCTTGCCTATTCTTCGATAGCCCAGGCAGGTTACATATCACTTGCATTCGTTGTCACGACCCAGATGTCCATAGGAGGAGGGATACTGCTGGCTCTTGGCCATGCCCTGATGAAAGGCGGGGCTTTCATCGCCGTAGCCGTGGTGGGTTACATGGTTTTATCCGATGACAAGAATGCAAAGAACACCGATGACCTGTCTCATTTCGCAGGGCTTGGTAAACGCGCGCCAATAACTGCATTCTCGTTGCTAGTATTTTTCCTGGCACTGGCAGGCATTCCGCCGTCTGCGGGTTTCATCGGGAAGTTCGTTATATTCTATTCGATAACGATAGAAGCAGTAAGGCAGGCGAGCAGCTGGCTCCTCTTTGTTGTGATTGTGGCCATCCTGAACAGTGCTCTCTCCATCTATTACTATGCCCGCGTTATAAAGTACATGTACGTGCATGAGCCTAACGGCGAAAGGATCAAAGAGCCAACACCGTACGTAATAGCGATCGTGCTTGCGGTGATCGGGACGATCGGGATCGGCGTTTACCCCGAGCCATTTATTAACTGGGCATTGGCAGCGGCAAGAGTATTAGGAGTGAGTTAA
- a CDS encoding NuoM family protein, with product MADLISLMIAIPLIGAIIAFLTRTREQARAIALLTSGISLVISLVLLMRFDSSVSTIQFFETHPWISSLGISLKFGVDGIGMPLVLLSNIVIPLTVIFAWGETKEANRFYGLILLEQVGVLGVFTSLDFFVFYIFWEVVLIPMYFLISIWGGPRKNYAAIKFFIYTHVASLVMLLAIFSLYFNAWQISGTPNFDMFYLLKNYSVIESPLLKDAIFLALLFGFLVKMPAVPFHTWLPDAHVEAPTAGSVILAALLLKMGGYGLFRVILPLLPYSGSPDKLISLMAIIGVLSILYGTFLALAQRDLKKMVAYSSISHMGYVTLGAAALIPLSVSGAMFQQFSHGLITAVLFMSCGVIQHSAGTRIIGDLGGIAKHMPKLAFLMLAGFLASLGLPGMSGFVAEFLVLVNSYFTLPTFVILALFGIVFTAGYHLWAMQRAVFGTYNEKLGHIHDGASYEILAMSMIVLLVIFFGLNPNPILNMMTTNAEQLVKFVALRGVIT from the coding sequence ATGGCTGATTTGATCTCGTTGATGATTGCCATCCCTTTGATAGGCGCTATTATCGCATTTTTGACCAGAACCAGGGAACAGGCCCGTGCGATCGCGTTACTGACATCGGGGATATCGCTTGTCATCTCGCTTGTATTGCTCATGAGGTTTGATTCCTCCGTCTCAACCATCCAGTTTTTTGAAACGCATCCATGGATAAGCAGTCTCGGGATAAGCCTGAAATTCGGCGTTGACGGTATAGGAATGCCGCTTGTCCTTCTGTCAAATATAGTTATCCCGCTCACTGTCATATTCGCATGGGGGGAGACAAAAGAGGCGAACAGGTTTTACGGACTGATACTACTTGAACAGGTCGGCGTCCTCGGTGTCTTCACCTCCCTTGACTTCTTTGTGTTCTACATATTCTGGGAGGTCGTCCTGATACCCATGTATTTCCTCATTAGCATCTGGGGAGGGCCGCGGAAAAATTACGCTGCGATAAAATTCTTCATATACACGCATGTAGCCAGCCTTGTGATGCTGCTTGCGATATTCTCGCTGTATTTCAATGCATGGCAGATCTCCGGTACCCCAAATTTCGATATGTTCTACCTTCTGAAAAACTATTCTGTGATCGAATCCCCCCTGCTGAAGGATGCAATATTCCTGGCATTACTGTTCGGTTTTCTCGTTAAGATGCCGGCAGTGCCTTTCCATACATGGCTGCCGGATGCGCATGTGGAGGCACCCACGGCGGGGAGCGTAATACTTGCTGCGCTGCTTCTCAAGATGGGTGGATACGGCCTTTTCAGGGTGATACTTCCACTTCTTCCTTATTCAGGCTCCCCGGATAAATTGATCAGCCTGATGGCGATCATAGGTGTCCTGAGCATTCTTTACGGGACATTCCTCGCCCTTGCCCAGCGGGACCTCAAGAAGATGGTGGCATATTCAAGCATCAGCCACATGGGTTATGTGACTCTTGGCGCAGCAGCTCTCATCCCTCTCTCCGTGAGCGGGGCGATGTTCCAGCAGTTCTCACACGGTCTCATTACGGCCGTATTGTTCATGTCCTGCGGCGTGATCCAGCACTCAGCGGGTACGCGCATCATTGGCGACCTGGGTGGCATTGCAAAACACATGCCAAAGCTGGCGTTCCTCATGCTCGCGGGGTTCCTTGCGTCTCTTGGATTGCCGGGAATGAGCGGTTTCGTCGCGGAGTTCCTGGTACTTGTGAATTCATACTTCACACTGCCCACGTTCGTGATACTTGCCCTCTTCGGAATAGTTTTCACGGCAGGGTATCATCTCTGGGCCATGCAGAGGGCTGTCTTCGGGACGTATAATGAGAAACTCGGGCATATCCACGATGGAGCAAGCTATGAAATACTCGCCATGTCGATGATTGTACTGCTTGTGATTTTCTTCGGGCTCAACCCGAACCCCATACTTAACATGATGACCACGAATGCAGAGCAACTCGTGAAATTTGTTGCTCTTAGAGGAGTGATAACATGA
- the nuoL gene encoding NADH-quinone oxidoreductase subunit L produces the protein MFSDYAAAIVLLPIFGFVLTLFLGKKLPHGGAYIPIAAIACSFIISLGIFFEIYPDRIVQQSWPWFAGMNLGILIDPLAIVMLLMVTFVSLLIHIYAVGYMAHDPSKPRYFAETSLFTAAMLAVVLSDNILQFFISWEIVGLCSYLLIGFWYHKPSAAAAAKKAFLVTRVGDVLFLAGIVLLYVNLSEIITNPASAFKIEPGNFILQFKTMFQAIPLIDKTQLTYITLLFFGGAVGKSGQFPLHGWLPDAMEGPTTVSALIHAATMVTAGVYLVARTFPMFAAAPDSLLVVAYIGGFTALFAATMGLVMNDIKRVLAYSTVSQLGYMMLALGTAGLAIGAQAVGISMFHLISHAFFKALLFLCAGSVIHAVGTNDIREMGGLFDKMKITAITMLIAALALSGIGIPLINLGIPSIGASGFFSKDAIIEGAFEFGDKTGNFIPYSFAIIAALLTSIYIFRLWFMTFTGTPRSERHAHESPNVMTRPLMILAVFALFFGYSQTGFYNYLDKNFELMDVSVPAHEGEAAFNPSIIIVLLPVLVGVAGLLISYYIYYKRRLDMSKLVSSENPVYKLLLNRYYEPRIAADIIGVKLTHGVVAQSGEFVDRKIIDGLVIDNVISNTLFKLGEFARKLQTGVVQNYASVILLGIGLLLMYFLIKTGGT, from the coding sequence ATGTTCAGTGATTATGCAGCAGCAATTGTATTGCTACCCATATTCGGGTTTGTGCTCACGCTTTTCCTGGGAAAGAAACTCCCACATGGGGGTGCATATATCCCAATCGCAGCTATAGCATGCTCGTTTATCATTTCTCTTGGCATTTTCTTTGAGATATATCCCGACAGAATAGTGCAGCAGTCCTGGCCATGGTTCGCCGGGATGAACCTGGGGATACTGATCGACCCGCTCGCCATTGTGATGCTGCTGATGGTCACGTTCGTAAGCCTGCTCATTCATATATACGCCGTGGGATACATGGCGCATGACCCTTCAAAACCGCGATACTTTGCGGAAACGTCTCTTTTCACGGCAGCCATGCTCGCCGTTGTTCTCTCAGACAACATTCTCCAGTTCTTCATATCATGGGAGATAGTGGGTCTTTGCTCTTATCTCCTCATCGGGTTCTGGTACCACAAGCCCTCAGCTGCAGCTGCCGCGAAGAAGGCTTTCCTTGTGACCAGGGTAGGGGACGTGCTTTTCCTTGCAGGGATCGTACTTCTTTATGTCAATCTGAGTGAGATCATCACGAACCCGGCCAGTGCATTCAAGATCGAGCCTGGAAATTTTATCCTCCAGTTCAAGACCATGTTCCAGGCGATACCGCTTATCGATAAGACACAATTGACCTACATCACTCTGTTGTTCTTCGGTGGCGCAGTCGGTAAGAGCGGTCAGTTCCCGCTCCATGGCTGGCTTCCGGATGCAATGGAAGGACCGACAACGGTTTCGGCATTGATCCATGCGGCAACGATGGTTACCGCTGGTGTATATCTTGTCGCCAGGACGTTCCCGATGTTTGCTGCAGCCCCGGACTCGCTCCTCGTGGTGGCGTATATCGGCGGGTTCACCGCGCTTTTCGCAGCCACGATGGGACTTGTGATGAACGATATCAAGAGAGTGCTTGCATATTCGACCGTCAGTCAACTTGGTTATATGATGCTGGCGCTGGGAACAGCGGGACTTGCAATCGGCGCACAGGCAGTCGGGATATCCATGTTCCACCTCATAAGCCATGCGTTCTTCAAGGCCCTCCTTTTCCTGTGTGCGGGAAGCGTTATCCACGCGGTTGGGACGAACGATATCCGCGAGATGGGGGGACTGTTCGATAAGATGAAGATCACCGCCATCACTATGTTGATTGCTGCTCTTGCACTTTCCGGGATTGGTATTCCACTGATCAACCTTGGTATTCCAAGTATAGGTGCATCGGGTTTCTTCAGCAAGGATGCCATCATAGAAGGGGCGTTTGAATTCGGTGATAAAACCGGTAATTTCATCCCGTACAGTTTCGCCATTATTGCAGCCCTTCTGACATCCATATACATTTTCAGGCTGTGGTTCATGACCTTTACGGGAACGCCGCGCTCGGAGCGCCATGCCCACGAGTCACCCAATGTGATGACCCGACCGCTTATGATCCTGGCGGTATTTGCCCTTTTCTTCGGTTACTCACAGACAGGTTTCTACAATTATCTTGATAAAAATTTCGAACTCATGGATGTATCAGTTCCGGCACATGAAGGTGAGGCAGCATTCAATCCATCCATCATAATTGTATTACTGCCGGTACTGGTCGGGGTGGCCGGACTTCTGATATCCTATTATATCTATTATAAGCGCAGGCTGGATATGAGCAAGCTCGTTTCATCGGAAAACCCCGTGTACAAACTCTTGCTAAACAGGTATTACGAGCCCAGGATAGCCGCGGATATAATAGGTGTAAAACTGACGCATGGCGTTGTGGCACAATCCGGTGAGTTCGTGGACAGGAAGATTATCGACGGGCTCGTGATAGATAATGTTATCAGCAACACATTGTTCAAACTCGGTGAGTTTGCCAGGAAATTACAGACAGGTGTTGTCCAGAATTATGCATCTGTCATATTGCTGGGAATAGGCCTGCTTTTGATGTACTTTTTGATCAAAACCGGAGGGACATAA
- the fpoK gene encoding F420H2 dehydrogenase subunit FpoK: MSLYTYLLIAAIIFTVGAYGIITQRSGIKILMCIEIMLNAANLNLVAFSSYNGNAAGQVFALFSIAIAAAEAAIGFAILVALFRVRDTINLDNINILRW; encoded by the coding sequence ATGTCCCTGTATACATATCTTCTAATAGCCGCCATCATATTCACGGTGGGAGCATACGGAATAATTACACAGAGAAGCGGAATCAAGATCCTGATGTGCATAGAAATCATGCTCAATGCTGCGAATCTTAACCTGGTTGCCTTTTCGAGTTACAATGGGAACGCCGCAGGCCAGGTATTCGCGCTATTCTCAATCGCTATAGCGGCAGCAGAAGCAGCCATAGGGTTTGCAATACTCGTTGCTTTGTTCAGGGTAAGGGATACGATCAATCTTGACAATATCAATATTCTGAGGTGGTAA
- a CDS encoding dehydrogenase: MVNKIFNFFIALLLFATMFAAIDGSTKVWYGKEEVNPTSIADIAGPVKGGIFSDFIFSFEVLSLLLLAALIGALYIARKEA, translated from the coding sequence ATGGTCAACAAGATTTTTAATTTCTTTATCGCATTACTGCTATTTGCAACGATGTTCGCGGCAATCGATGGAAGTACAAAGGTCTGGTATGGAAAGGAAGAGGTAAATCCAACCAGTATTGCCGATATCGCAGGACCAGTCAAAGGCGGAATATTCAGTGATTTTATCTTTTCATTCGAGGTACTTTCCTTGCTTTTGCTCGCAGCATTGATCGGTGCCCTTTATATTGCAAGAAAGGAGGCCTGA
- a CDS encoding NADH-quinone oxidoreductase subunit J, with the protein MIDVAFLIISVMTIISSIMVVQSKKLVHSAVYLAGTFIGTAGLFILLKAEFIAWVQVLVYVGAVVTLILFTIMLTRKGEEE; encoded by the coding sequence ATGATAGACGTAGCGTTCTTAATTATTTCGGTTATGACTATCATATCTTCGATCATGGTCGTCCAGTCAAAAAAATTGGTCCACAGTGCAGTGTACCTGGCAGGAACGTTCATAGGCACAGCAGGGCTTTTCATTCTGCTTAAAGCAGAGTTCATCGCATGGGTACAGGTGCTCGTGTATGTTGGAGCGGTCGTGACGCTCATACTGTTCACCATAATGTTAACCAGAAAGGGAGAAGAAGAATAA
- a CDS encoding NADH-quinone oxidoreductase subunit I translates to MAWISKNWAMSGIIKGLIVTIKHVLHIGDRPTVTVQYPYERMKLAPRFRGRHAIDQDACIGCGICEVNCPNSTIQIVKYNSRWFPQFNLGMCMFCGICVDVCPMNALKMTGNYELADYTRESLVYGPDRLLFKKEANQ, encoded by the coding sequence ATGGCATGGATCAGCAAGAACTGGGCAATGAGCGGGATAATTAAAGGTCTCATTGTCACGATAAAACATGTTTTGCATATCGGGGATAGACCTACTGTAACAGTCCAGTATCCTTATGAACGGATGAAGCTCGCGCCAAGGTTCAGAGGAAGGCATGCAATTGACCAGGACGCCTGCATCGGCTGCGGAATATGTGAAGTGAACTGTCCCAATTCTACTATTCAGATAGTGAAGTACAACAGCAGATGGTTCCCGCAGTTTAACCTCGGGATGTGCATGTTCTGCGGGATATGCGTGGATGTCTGTCCTATGAATGCCCTTAAGATGACAGGGAATTACGAACTGGCTGATTATACCAGGGAAAGCCTGGTTTACGGACCTGACAGGCTATTGTTCAAGAAAGAGGCGAATCAATGA
- the nuoH gene encoding NADH-quinone oxidoreductase subunit NuoH — MWTGDKMITNSYELIVYVLTALGVYDQIHSVFQLLGIEYVLKIIIVLVELAVLFAFVLVTIMFLTWMERKVVAMVQSRYGPMVTGPRGLLQPVMDGIKLIGKEDIIPAKADRWIFTLAPFIVFIPALLVFIPLPFGKSLIISDLSVGLLYIIAISAISPIAILLAGWASNNKYSLMGAMRAVAQDISYTVPLALTAIAVVLFVGSLSTVDIVNAQGGYWFGIIPKWFIFLQPLGFVLFLIASIAEMGRIPFDFQESEQELVAGFFTEYSGMKFAMFFLAEYAHLFAVSGIVVTLFLGGWSGPTVPFIPVQITSLIIFLIKTYAVIFFAMWLRDTVPRVRIDQLLNLGWKIMVPLALLNLLAAGFLVAAGVV, encoded by the coding sequence ATGTGGACAGGTGATAAGATGATAACGAACTCTTATGAACTGATAGTTTATGTTTTAACTGCACTGGGGGTTTATGATCAAATCCACAGCGTATTCCAGCTTCTGGGAATTGAATATGTTCTGAAAATAATAATCGTATTGGTGGAACTGGCTGTACTGTTCGCATTTGTCCTTGTCACAATAATGTTCCTGACATGGATGGAACGTAAAGTTGTTGCCATGGTGCAGTCCAGATACGGTCCGATGGTCACAGGCCCGCGGGGTCTCCTTCAGCCCGTCATGGACGGGATAAAGCTCATCGGCAAGGAGGATATTATCCCGGCAAAGGCGGATAGGTGGATATTCACGCTTGCGCCGTTCATCGTTTTTATACCTGCGTTACTTGTATTTATCCCCCTACCGTTTGGGAAATCCCTGATAATATCCGATCTGAGTGTGGGTCTGCTGTATATTATAGCGATCTCTGCGATCTCACCGATAGCCATTTTGCTTGCGGGATGGGCATCAAATAATAAATACTCCCTGATGGGTGCGATGAGGGCTGTGGCCCAGGATATCAGTTATACCGTTCCGCTTGCCCTGACAGCTATCGCGGTGGTCTTATTTGTGGGGTCTCTTAGCACTGTTGATATCGTGAATGCTCAGGGAGGATACTGGTTCGGCATAATCCCGAAATGGTTCATATTCCTACAGCCGCTTGGATTCGTCCTCTTCCTTATCGCCTCCATTGCTGAAATGGGGCGCATTCCTTTTGACTTCCAGGAATCAGAACAAGAGCTGGTAGCCGGTTTCTTCACGGAGTACAGCGGGATGAAATTCGCGATGTTCTTCCTTGCGGAATATGCACATTTATTTGCAGTTTCGGGGATAGTAGTCACGCTATTCCTGGGAGGATGGAGCGGCCCGACAGTGCCCTTCATACCGGTTCAAATAACCTCGCTTATAATATTCCTGATAAAAACCTATGCAGTGATATTCTTTGCAATGTGGCTCCGCGACACGGTGCCACGAGTAAGGATAGACCAGCTTCTTAACCTTGGCTGGAAAATCATGGTGCCTCTGGCGCTATTGAACCTGCTTGCTGCGGGTTTCCTTGTAGCAGCGGGGGTGGTCTGA
- the nuoD gene encoding NADH dehydrogenase (quinone) subunit D, giving the protein METEELLLNMGPVHPSTHGVLRFKLRMDGEIIKECTIVMGYLHRGTEKLGEMKTYLQFVPYTDRLDYISAFPNNYAYVKAVEELAGIEVPLRAEYIRVITMELNRIVNHLVMIGSLLLDLGASTMIMYGFREREKALQLFEMLCGARMTFNYIKPGGVREDLPEGFIPKLNEFLKDMEKRIDDYEQLINDNEIFLLRMKNIGVISAEEAINYGMTGPALRGQGVNYDIRKVEPYSIYPDLDFKACVRHEGDSYARYMVRIDEMRESLHILRQAADTIPEAKIASTQRYGIAPMTGEPSSVMAYFPRIFTPPAGEVYSRIEAPKGELGFYIASDGTTKPYRVKIRSPSFCNLTAIPKMVIGLKIPDLIAAFGTIDVVLGDVDR; this is encoded by the coding sequence ATGGAAACAGAGGAACTGCTTTTAAACATGGGCCCGGTGCATCCGAGCACCCACGGAGTTCTCAGGTTCAAGTTGAGGATGGACGGGGAGATAATCAAGGAGTGTACTATTGTTATGGGGTATCTCCACAGGGGAACGGAAAAACTCGGAGAGATGAAGACGTATCTGCAGTTCGTCCCGTATACGGACAGGCTTGATTATATCTCTGCTTTCCCCAACAATTATGCCTATGTCAAAGCGGTCGAAGAGCTTGCAGGTATTGAGGTTCCGCTGAGGGCGGAATATATCCGCGTTATTACCATGGAGCTCAACAGGATAGTGAATCATCTTGTGATGATCGGCTCTCTTCTACTGGATCTCGGGGCATCTACAATGATCATGTACGGTTTCAGAGAGAGAGAGAAAGCCTTGCAGTTGTTCGAAATGCTCTGCGGGGCAAGGATGACCTTCAATTATATCAAACCCGGCGGGGTGCGGGAAGACCTGCCAGAAGGCTTCATTCCGAAACTCAACGAATTTTTAAAGGATATGGAAAAGCGCATCGATGATTATGAACAACTGATCAACGATAATGAAATATTCCTTTTGAGGATGAAAAATATAGGTGTAATAAGCGCTGAAGAGGCCATCAATTATGGCATGACGGGCCCCGCGCTCCGTGGCCAGGGAGTAAATTACGATATCAGGAAAGTGGAACCCTATTCCATATATCCTGACCTGGATTTCAAGGCATGCGTTCGTCATGAGGGGGATAGCTATGCAAGGTACATGGTAAGGATAGATGAGATGAGGGAAAGTCTCCATATTTTAAGACAGGCTGCGGATACCATTCCCGAGGCAAAGATAGCAAGCACCCAAAGGTACGGGATAGCTCCCATGACCGGAGAACCTTCCTCTGTAATGGCATATTTCCCGAGAATATTTACTCCTCCAGCTGGGGAGGTCTACAGCAGGATTGAAGCGCCAAAAGGTGAGCTGGGTTTCTATATCGCAAGCGACGGCACGACAAAACCGTATCGCGTCAAGATACGTTCACCCTCTTTCTGCAACCTCACGGCCATACCCAAGATGGTGATTGGCCTTAAAATCCCGGACCTGATCGCGGCTTTTGGCACCATAGATGTGGTTCTTGGCGATGTGGACAGGTGA
- a CDS encoding NADH-quinone oxidoreductase subunit C, with protein MNAAEELKQAMPDAVVSTGMQINKPLAVIKKDALLKVAGNAKKMGFEHLSVITGVDYGDRFEVIYNFFSYSRKQNLVLKVILDHDNPEVDSLTPIWKGADWLERETYDLVGIKFAGHPNLVRILLPEGWSGHPLRKDYDMSKEQFVTIGEDGEDVVSTDGSNLLRGK; from the coding sequence ATGAACGCAGCAGAAGAATTAAAACAGGCGATGCCGGATGCGGTAGTCAGCACTGGGATGCAAATCAATAAACCCCTTGCGGTCATAAAAAAGGATGCGCTCTTAAAAGTCGCGGGGAACGCCAAGAAAATGGGTTTTGAGCATCTTTCCGTCATCACTGGAGTTGATTACGGAGATCGGTTTGAGGTCATCTATAATTTCTTTTCCTATTCCAGAAAACAGAATCTCGTGTTGAAAGTTATTCTCGACCATGATAATCCCGAGGTCGATTCACTCACCCCCATTTGGAAAGGGGCGGACTGGCTTGAGCGCGAGACGTACGACCTCGTGGGAATCAAGTTCGCAGGCCATCCCAATCTTGTCAGGATATTGCTGCCGGAAGGCTGGTCTGGTCATCCTCTCAGGAAGGATTATGATATGAGCAAAGAGCAGTTCGTCACCATCGGAGAGGATGGAGAAGACGTGGTGAGCACTGATGGGTCAAATCTGCTGAGGGGGAAGTAG
- the nuoB gene encoding NADH-quinone oxidoreductase subunit NuoB encodes MDPVTIDTTKIKPTKKEPVTALEKLEDTGLISTVMAAKEREGLILFSTIDQVFNWARLSSLWPVTSGLACCAIEMMATAMAHHDIARFGMEIFRASPRQADLMFVAGTVTKRMAPRVKQLYEMMAEPKWVIAVGACASTGGPYHESYSVLKGVDLIIPVDVYIPGCPPRPEAWIYGVIQLREKIKNEGYGAKWGLNK; translated from the coding sequence GTGGATCCAGTAACCATCGACACCACAAAAATCAAACCCACCAAAAAAGAACCTGTTACTGCGCTTGAAAAGCTGGAAGATACCGGGCTTATCAGTACGGTCATGGCAGCGAAGGAAAGGGAAGGACTTATTCTTTTTTCAACCATAGACCAGGTATTTAACTGGGCGCGTTTAAGCTCACTCTGGCCCGTAACCTCGGGTCTTGCCTGCTGCGCCATTGAAATGATGGCCACGGCGATGGCTCATCACGATATCGCACGCTTCGGGATGGAGATCTTCAGGGCAAGCCCAAGACAGGCGGACCTCATGTTCGTTGCAGGAACTGTGACAAAGAGGATGGCACCCAGAGTGAAACAGCTTTATGAGATGATGGCGGAGCCAAAATGGGTTATTGCCGTTGGAGCATGCGCCTCAACAGGCGGGCCTTACCATGAATCATACTCTGTCCTGAAAGGTGTGGACCTTATAATACCTGTGGATGTGTATATTCCGGGATGCCCCCCCAGACCCGAAGCATGGATATACGGGGTTATCCAGTTGAGGGAAAAGATAAAGAATGAGGGATATGGGGCAAAATGGGGGCTTAATAAATGA
- a CDS encoding NADH-quinone oxidoreductase subunit A, which yields MASNAFFDNYLPVAVLTLLGIIFVAISLFMSRMVRPSKKSKEKLSTYECAETPVGDARIHFNIQYYLIVIVFLIFDVEILFLYPWAVQLKKLGGLGFFEMVVFIEILIIGLAYAWRKEALEWIQ from the coding sequence ATGGCATCAAATGCATTTTTTGATAACTATTTGCCGGTTGCAGTTCTTACACTACTCGGCATAATATTCGTGGCAATATCTTTATTCATGTCAAGGATGGTAAGGCCAAGCAAGAAATCCAAAGAGAAATTATCAACGTATGAATGTGCAGAGACCCCGGTGGGGGATGCCAGGATACATTTTAATATTCAGTATTATCTTATCGTTATCGTCTTTCTGATTTTTGATGTAGAGATATTGTTCCTGTACCCATGGGCAGTCCAGCTAAAAAAACTCGGGGGCCTGGGGTTCTTTGAAATGGTTGTTTTCATAGAGATACTGATAATCGGTCTGGCCTATGCCTGGAGAAAGGAGGCTTTAGAGTGGATCCAGTAA